One window from the genome of Pyxicephalus adspersus chromosome 6, UCB_Pads_2.0, whole genome shotgun sequence encodes:
- the METTL3 gene encoding N(6)-adenosine-methyltransferase catalytic subunit METTL3, with product MSDTWSSIQAHKKQLDCLRERLKRRRKDVSSQLGLDLQNPDAGLAPGLRSDSPVPSAPPQPSKTATGPTEVIPDPELESKLLHHLSDLSLVLPSDSVSIQQAIATPDLPVSRQAVESLLQKFAAQELIEVKGGEHEDNDRPTVVTYADHSKLSAMMGAVSERKGQTTAPGTKKRRIQETDGATSSSVASSSGAAGEKKVSEIHKKARKHASHLDLEIESLLSQQSTKEQQSKKVSQEILELLNTSTAKEQSIVEKFRSRGRAQVQEFCDYGTKEECMRASGVDTPCRKLHFRRIINPHTDESLGDCSFLNTCFHMDTCKYVHYEIDAWVEPGGTTAGIESTPSQEMPLVKSVSDASVGRLFPAQWIRCDIRYLDMSILGKFSVVMADPPWDIHMELPYGTLTDDEMRKLQIPVLQDDGFLFLWVTGRAMELGRECLKLWGYERVDEIIWVKTNQLQRIIRTGRTGHWLNHGKEHCLVGVKGNPQGFNRGLDCDVIVAEVRSTSHKPDEIYGMIERLSPGTRKIELFGRPHNVQPNWITLGNQLDGIHLLDPDVVARFKQQYPDGVISKPKPVMNCSYYINEQDNMDQKKCIGI from the exons ATGTCGGACACGTGGAGCTCTATCCAAGCTCACAAGAAGCAGCTGGACTGCCTGCGGGAACGGCTGAAGCGGAGGAGGAAGGATGTCAGCTCTCAGCTGGGGCTGG ATCTTCAGAATCCAGATGCTGGGCTGGCTCCAGGTCTGCGTAGTGACAGCCCGGTGCCTTCTGCACCTCCACAACCTTCAAAGACCGCTACTGGACCAACAGAAGTAATTCCAGACCCTGAACTGGAAAGTAAACTTTTGCATCATCTGTCAGATCTGTCACTTGTCTTGCCATCAGACTCTGTATCCATTCAACAAGCCATAGCTACG CCAGATTTACCTGTGTCACGCCAAGCTGTTGAAAGCCTTTTACAAAAATTTGCAGCTCAGGAGCTTATTGAAGTTAAAGGTGGTGAGCATGAAGATAATGACCGACCCACCGTAGTGACTTATGCTGACCATTCCAAGCTTTCTGCAATGATGGGGGCTGTGTCTGAAAGAAAAGGGCAAACTACTGCTCCAGGAACCAAAAAGAGAAGGATACAAGAGACGGATGGGGCCACCTCCTCATCAGTAGCGTCATCCTCTGGTGCTGCTGGAGAGAAAAAGGTATCTGAGATCCATAAGAAGGCCCGCAAACATGCATCTCATTTGGACTTAGAAATCGAGAGCTTACTAAGTCAGCAGTCCACTAAAGAACAGCAAAGTaagaag GTAAGTCAAGAGATCTTGGAGCTCCTAAATACTAGCACAGCCAAGGAGCAATCTATTGTGGAAAAGTTCCGCTCCCGTGGAAGAGCTCAAGTCCAGGAGTTCTGTGACTATGGGACAAAAGAAGAGTGTATGAGAGCATCTGGAGTAGACACTCCATGCCGTAAACTACACTTCAG GCGTATAATTAACCCACATACGGACGAGTCTCTCGGTGACTGCTCCTTCCTGAACACTTGTTTCCATATGGACACCTGTAAATATGTTCATTATGAGATTGATGCGTGGGTGGAGCCTGGTGGAACAACAGCCGGCATCGAATCTACTCCAAGTCAAGAAATGCCATTGGTTAAAAGTGTTAGTGACGCAAGCGTAGGCCGTCTCTTCCCTGCACAG TGGATCCGGTGTGACATCCGATACCTGGACATGAGCATTCTGGGCAAGTTCTCAGTGGTAATGGCTGACCCACCATGGGATATTCATATGGAACTTCCATATGGGACTTTGACTGATGATGAAATGAGAAAATTGCAAATTCCGGTGTTGCAGGACGATGGATTTCTCTTTCTCTGGGTCACTGGAAG AGCTATGGAACTGGGAAGAGAATGCTTGAAGCTGTGGGG ATATGAGCGAGTGGATGAGATAATCTGGGTGAAAACTAACCAGCTACAAAGAATTATTCGGACAGGACGCACAGGACATTGGTTAAATCATGGCAAAGAACACTGCTTG GTTGGTGTGAAAGGAAACCCACAAGGTTTTAACCGCGGTCTTGATTGTGATGTTATTGTAGCTGAG GTACGTTCTACAAGCCACAAACCCGATGAAATTTACGGTATGATCGAGCGTCTCTCTCCTGGAACCCGCAAGATTGAGCTCTTCGGACGTCCCCATAATGTACAGCCAAACTG GATAACATTAGGAAATCAGTTGGATGGGATCCATTTATTAGATCCAGACGTTGTAGCTCGATTTAAGCAACAATATCCAGATGGAGTCATCTCAAAACCAAAGCCCGTGATGAACTGCTCTTACTATATTAATGAACAGGATAATATGGATCAGAAGAAATGTATTGGCATTTGA